From Pandoraea vervacti, the proteins below share one genomic window:
- the treY gene encoding malto-oligosyltrehalose synthase → MTPLSTLRVQFNADYTFAHAKRDVPAFVALGISHLYASPVWTAMPGSTHGYDVADPGTVSDVLGGEAELRSLHDQLAAQGIGLVLDIVPNHMGNGEQNRWWQDVLRRGAQSPYARYFDIDWNGNADVPAGKVLLAVLPEPLADALARRKLSVMRALSGEASFAYDGARWPVAPETSAIAGDARAASDWQDVLARQHFHLTHWPLARDALNWRRFFDISSLVAVCVERPEVFEAVHALTLRLFADGVIDGVRIDHVDGLVDPGAYCRKLRAALRERANGRTAGRNKGRDRRRDKGRNSGHEPWIVVEKILMDGEHLDPRWETDGTTGYDFMNDVGALLHDSRGAAALDAHWRTSTGDMRDFGEHVCEARQQLLRERFGSEISRAVGALARLIDAHGRARDFGVASLRRCVCALASSFPVYRGYPRHSENSDAEKAIFTSAQAGAKRLLHPLDHAALAQLVEWLTPTEDPSPLRREAQIRFAQVTAPLAAKAVEDTAGYRWGRLLSRNDVGCDASRLAMPLDVFHQANAHRARHWPRAMLTTATHDHKRGEDVRARLAVLSEIPAQWGEAVDGWRAENERFRAHAAHAPDVAHELMLYQTLLGAWPCEWTGTRPAAASLRAFAGRIAQWQRKALREAGVRTSWVAPDAAYEDGCGAFLHEIMADPAFVASMQGFSDALAPAGALNGLTQTFLRLTCPGVPDTYQASLGWDQTLVDPDNRRTVHVDAVMSRLSGSGDSMAGQHRQDPQVWRSLMARWWDGDVKLALLCHLLHLRKSLACAFAHGDYVALRAHGPCEPHAIVFARVPPAGSGAAVLCVATRHAAHHLGATGGSAQRTQGTQRAEQAHRVPCFRPQDWQDTAIDASPVSRTGRWRNCLTGTAIGASADGTLPVAQILDALPVAVLTEA, encoded by the coding sequence ATGACGCCGCTCTCCACACTGCGTGTCCAGTTCAATGCCGATTACACCTTCGCGCATGCGAAGCGCGACGTCCCCGCCTTCGTGGCGCTGGGCATCTCGCATCTCTACGCGTCGCCGGTCTGGACCGCCATGCCAGGTTCCACGCACGGTTACGACGTCGCCGACCCGGGGACCGTCAGCGACGTGCTTGGGGGCGAGGCAGAACTTCGAAGTCTGCATGACCAACTGGCGGCGCAGGGTATCGGCCTCGTGCTCGACATCGTTCCGAACCACATGGGCAACGGCGAGCAAAATCGCTGGTGGCAGGACGTCTTGCGACGCGGTGCCCAAAGTCCCTATGCCCGATATTTCGACATCGACTGGAACGGCAACGCCGACGTACCGGCAGGCAAAGTTCTGTTGGCCGTGCTCCCCGAGCCGTTGGCCGACGCACTCGCCCGCCGTAAGCTCTCGGTGATGCGCGCACTGAGCGGCGAGGCTTCGTTCGCGTACGACGGCGCACGCTGGCCCGTCGCGCCGGAGACGTCCGCCATTGCCGGTGACGCGCGTGCGGCAAGCGACTGGCAAGACGTGCTCGCACGACAGCATTTCCACCTGACGCACTGGCCGCTCGCCCGAGACGCCCTGAATTGGCGAAGGTTCTTCGATATCAGTTCGCTCGTTGCCGTTTGCGTCGAACGTCCGGAGGTCTTCGAAGCCGTTCACGCCCTCACCCTTCGCTTGTTCGCCGATGGCGTTATCGACGGCGTGCGCATCGACCACGTCGATGGGCTCGTTGATCCGGGCGCCTACTGTCGCAAGTTGCGCGCTGCGTTGCGTGAGCGCGCGAACGGACGCACTGCGGGACGCAACAAGGGACGCGATAGGAGACGCGATAAGGGACGCAATAGCGGTCATGAGCCATGGATCGTCGTCGAAAAGATCTTGATGGACGGCGAACATCTCGACCCGCGCTGGGAGACCGATGGCACGACGGGTTACGACTTCATGAACGATGTCGGCGCGCTGCTTCACGACTCGCGCGGTGCGGCGGCATTGGACGCGCACTGGCGAACGAGCACAGGCGACATGCGCGACTTTGGCGAGCACGTGTGCGAAGCCCGCCAGCAATTGCTGCGCGAGCGTTTCGGCAGCGAGATCTCGCGTGCGGTGGGAGCGCTCGCGCGGTTGATCGATGCACATGGTCGCGCGCGCGACTTCGGTGTGGCGAGCCTGCGGCGGTGTGTTTGTGCGCTCGCGTCGTCGTTTCCCGTCTATCGGGGCTATCCACGCCATTCCGAGAATTCCGATGCCGAGAAAGCCATATTCACTTCGGCGCAGGCAGGCGCGAAACGCCTGCTTCATCCGCTCGACCACGCCGCGCTGGCGCAACTCGTCGAGTGGCTGACGCCCACGGAAGATCCGTCGCCGCTGCGGCGCGAGGCGCAAATCCGTTTCGCGCAGGTGACGGCCCCGCTCGCGGCGAAGGCGGTGGAGGATACCGCCGGATACCGCTGGGGACGTCTGCTCTCGCGCAACGACGTGGGCTGCGATGCGTCGCGCCTGGCGATGCCGCTCGACGTCTTCCATCAGGCGAACGCCCATCGCGCCCGGCACTGGCCACGCGCCATGTTGACGACGGCGACCCACGACCACAAACGCGGCGAGGACGTTCGCGCACGGTTGGCCGTGCTCTCGGAGATTCCGGCGCAATGGGGCGAGGCGGTAGACGGGTGGCGCGCCGAGAACGAGCGCTTTCGAGCGCATGCTGCGCACGCGCCGGACGTTGCCCACGAACTCATGCTGTACCAGACGTTGCTCGGCGCGTGGCCATGTGAGTGGACAGGCACGCGGCCCGCCGCCGCATCGTTGCGCGCGTTTGCCGGGCGCATCGCCCAGTGGCAACGAAAAGCGCTTCGGGAAGCGGGCGTCCGAACCTCGTGGGTCGCACCGGACGCCGCCTACGAAGACGGCTGCGGCGCATTTCTGCACGAGATCATGGCAGACCCCGCATTCGTCGCGTCGATGCAGGGGTTCTCCGATGCGCTCGCCCCGGCAGGGGCACTGAACGGCCTCACGCAGACGTTTCTCCGGCTGACCTGTCCGGGCGTGCCGGACACTTATCAGGCGAGCCTGGGGTGGGATCAGACGCTGGTGGACCCGGACAATCGTCGTACGGTGCACGTCGATGCCGTGATGTCGCGCCTGTCCGGATCGGGCGACTCGATGGCCGGGCAGCACCGGCAGGACCCACAGGTTTGGCGCTCACTGATGGCGCGATGGTGGGATGGCGACGTGAAACTGGCCCTGCTATGCCATCTCCTGCATCTGCGCAAGTCATTGGCGTGCGCCTTCGCCCATGGCGACTACGTTGCCCTGCGCGCCCATGGGCCTTGCGAGCCGCACGCCATCGTGTTTGCCCGCGTGCCCCCTGCCGGATCCGGCGCCGCAGTCCTCTGCGTGGCAACGCGGCATGCCGCACATCATCTCGGCGCCACCGGCGGATCGGCACAAAGGACGCAAGGGACGCAAAGGGCGGAACAGGCTCACCGCGTACCCTGCTTCCGCCCGCAAGACTGGCAAGACACGGCGATCGACGCGAGTCCCGTGTCGCGTACGGGACGCTGGCGCAACTGCCTGACGGGGACAGCGATCGGCGCCAGCGCCGATGGCACGTTGCCGGTAGCGCAAATCCTCGACGCCCTCCCCGTCGCTGTACTCACCGAAGCCTGA
- the treZ gene encoding malto-oligosyltrehalose trehalohydrolase, with product MTTTYAFPLPFGAELQADGTTRFRIWAPDVSTLQLAIERDDPVPMQPVNSGHFELAVPCIAGTRYAFVLPDGQRVPDPASRAQDGGPHDMSVVIDPRAFAWQTHGWRGRPWQEAVIYELHVGALGGYNGVRARLPYLAQLGVSAIELMPIGTFEGRHNWGYDGVLPFAPESAYGSVDELKALIDAAHAEDIMVFVDVVYNHFGPSGNYLASYASPYFDRKTHTPWGAAIDFDQPCVRQYFVQNALYWLFEFRADGLRLDAVHAIGNDAFVQDLATCIRDEVAAREPGRHVHLIFENEHNAAGLLANTSAAQWNDDFHNALHVLLTGERQGYYADFADKPVAHLARALSEGFAYQGERVERLGKPRGEPSSFLSPASFVAFLQNHDQVGNRPFGDRLITHANPAALRAAVALLLLCPQIPMLFMGEEWGSETPFLFFTDYRGALADAVRKGRREEFAQLGGVVGVSDGPSATLPDPNDPDTFAASRVAPGEQTTLAAEDWLSWYRSLIELRRTRIVPRLSGATSAGAEVLSPAALCARWRLNDGSLLVIVINVGERGIATDTQALHPTGVTLCQTPPQAADALAEGALRAHACVVWLEEPL from the coding sequence ATGACCACCACCTACGCTTTCCCTCTTCCCTTCGGCGCCGAGTTGCAGGCGGATGGCACGACACGCTTTCGCATCTGGGCGCCGGACGTGAGCACCCTGCAACTCGCGATCGAGCGTGACGACCCCGTGCCGATGCAACCCGTCAACAGCGGTCATTTCGAGTTGGCGGTGCCGTGCATCGCGGGCACGCGGTACGCCTTTGTATTGCCCGACGGTCAGCGGGTGCCAGACCCGGCGTCACGGGCGCAGGACGGCGGACCGCACGACATGAGCGTCGTGATCGATCCCCGCGCGTTTGCGTGGCAAACGCACGGATGGCGGGGTCGCCCGTGGCAGGAAGCGGTGATTTACGAGCTGCACGTCGGGGCGCTTGGCGGCTACAACGGCGTGCGTGCACGCCTGCCCTATCTCGCGCAATTGGGCGTGAGCGCGATCGAGCTCATGCCGATCGGCACCTTCGAGGGCCGACACAACTGGGGTTACGACGGCGTGTTGCCGTTCGCCCCGGAAAGCGCTTACGGCAGCGTCGACGAACTCAAGGCGCTCATCGACGCGGCGCATGCCGAAGACATCATGGTCTTCGTGGACGTGGTCTACAACCACTTCGGGCCAAGCGGCAATTATCTGGCCTCGTACGCGTCGCCGTACTTCGATCGGAAAACGCATACCCCTTGGGGCGCCGCCATCGACTTCGACCAGCCGTGCGTGCGTCAGTACTTCGTACAGAACGCTTTGTACTGGCTGTTCGAGTTTCGCGCAGATGGATTGCGTCTGGACGCCGTTCACGCCATCGGGAACGACGCATTTGTTCAGGACCTCGCCACCTGCATCCGCGACGAGGTCGCCGCCCGCGAGCCGGGGCGTCACGTCCATCTCATTTTCGAGAACGAACATAACGCCGCAGGACTATTGGCGAACACGTCGGCCGCGCAGTGGAACGACGATTTTCACAACGCCCTGCATGTGTTGCTCACCGGTGAGCGCCAGGGCTACTACGCCGACTTTGCCGACAAGCCGGTCGCCCATTTGGCGCGGGCGTTGTCCGAAGGGTTCGCCTATCAGGGGGAGCGTGTCGAGCGACTCGGCAAACCACGCGGCGAGCCGAGCAGCTTTCTGTCGCCGGCGTCGTTCGTCGCGTTCCTGCAAAACCACGACCAGGTGGGCAATCGCCCGTTTGGCGACAGGCTGATCACGCACGCGAACCCTGCCGCGCTGCGCGCGGCCGTCGCGTTGTTGCTGCTGTGCCCGCAGATCCCGATGCTGTTCATGGGCGAGGAATGGGGAAGCGAAACCCCATTCCTGTTCTTCACCGATTACCGGGGAGCATTGGCGGATGCCGTTCGCAAAGGGCGGCGCGAGGAGTTTGCGCAACTGGGCGGCGTCGTGGGCGTGTCCGACGGCCCGAGCGCCACCCTCCCCGACCCGAACGACCCCGATACGTTCGCCGCCTCCCGTGTCGCGCCGGGAGAGCAGACCACCCTTGCCGCCGAGGACTGGTTGTCGTGGTATCGCAGCCTCATCGAGTTGCGGCGTACCCGGATCGTTCCACGGCTGTCTGGTGCGACGTCGGCGGGCGCCGAAGTGCTGAGTCCTGCCGCGCTATGTGCCCGATGGCGTCTGAACGACGGATCGCTGCTGGTGATCGTCATCAATGTTGGCGAACGCGGCATTGCCACCGACACGCAGGCGCTGCACCCGACAGGCGTCACGCTTTGCCAGACCCCGCCGCAAGCCGCCGACGCGCTCGCCGAAGGCGCGCTGCGCGCCCACGCCTGCGTCGTCTGGCTGGAGGAACCGTTATGA
- the malQ gene encoding 4-alpha-glucanotransferase produces the protein MTGTAASLLSPPSLEALHSLAQRAGLLIRWDDAAGQPHTVSLDVLRTLLDAMGLRCGNAAQCRDSLAYLDSPASLSDEAQIVTRAGVPAILPALSVTAGRKRLAYRIHLEGGDTVDGTTEIDPNSGASLLLPVDVPGYHHVEIGNVRLSLIVAPPHAYRIPDTERRWGMSVPLYALRSQGDGGLGHYGALADAAAAAGSRGAKALAISPAHAMFSARTGQYSPYSPSNRQWYNVTHIDPAALCGMPEAMEAARHLRLISGYAQRERQRLVNWPAASGARLQVLRHLYDLREHWLSTEQADSLRRFRRDGRDSLEAHARFEMLHERLHSTHGDDWRRWPADLRSPWTPQSERMAFEHADAVAFHVFLQWLAFQGLRHAHAQARSAGMETGLIADMAVGVDPTGSEAWSDGGHLLEGISLGAPPDAFNAGGQVWGLTTFSPWAFARRGYRPFIATLRAALAFSGGLRIDHVLGLSRLWVCPAGTPASAGAYLRYPLDDLLAIVALESSRHRAIVIGEDLGTVSADFRARVAAQGVLGTDVLWFARDPVARDSPPKAAPFLAPSQWRVDAVATTSTHDLPSAVGWWTGRDIAWRVRLAPSSIDARAARRARREDRTALWHAMSSAGVVNDSGHAAAHPGAGETSARDASEAFSQPTGRAPARPPLDAIVNFVALSASPLVLLPINDAVGAREADNLPGTTTEHPNWRRRLRAPVEVLLDEPDVASRLTRFARTRAASARRSARS, from the coding sequence ATGACTGGAACCGCTGCGTCGCTACTCTCTCCCCCCTCTCTCGAAGCGCTGCATTCCCTCGCGCAACGGGCGGGACTTCTTATTCGTTGGGACGACGCCGCCGGTCAGCCGCATACGGTGTCGCTCGACGTGCTGCGGACCTTGCTCGACGCCATGGGACTGCGGTGCGGTAACGCCGCGCAGTGCCGCGACAGTCTGGCCTACCTCGATTCGCCCGCGTCGCTTTCGGACGAAGCGCAGATCGTAACGCGTGCTGGCGTGCCGGCCATATTGCCCGCGCTGTCCGTGACGGCCGGGCGCAAGCGTCTTGCCTATCGGATTCATCTTGAGGGTGGCGATACTGTGGACGGCACGACCGAGATCGATCCGAATTCCGGAGCGTCGTTATTGCTTCCCGTCGACGTGCCGGGATACCACCACGTCGAGATCGGCAATGTCCGGTTATCGCTGATCGTTGCCCCACCGCACGCCTACCGGATACCCGACACAGAACGTCGCTGGGGGATGAGTGTGCCGCTGTACGCACTGCGCAGTCAGGGCGACGGCGGCCTCGGCCATTACGGCGCGTTGGCCGACGCGGCCGCGGCGGCAGGATCGCGTGGCGCAAAGGCACTGGCGATCAGCCCCGCGCACGCCATGTTCAGCGCTCGCACGGGCCAGTACAGCCCCTACTCGCCGTCGAACCGTCAGTGGTACAACGTCACGCACATCGATCCGGCGGCCTTGTGCGGAATGCCCGAAGCGATGGAGGCAGCGCGACATCTGAGGCTCATTTCCGGCTATGCGCAGCGAGAACGTCAGCGCCTTGTCAACTGGCCCGCCGCTTCCGGGGCACGCTTGCAGGTCCTTCGGCATCTGTACGATCTGCGCGAGCATTGGCTCTCGACCGAGCAGGCGGATTCGCTCAGGCGATTCCGCCGCGATGGTCGTGATTCGCTCGAGGCGCACGCGCGCTTCGAAATGCTTCACGAGCGCCTGCATTCGACCCACGGTGACGACTGGCGTCGCTGGCCTGCCGACTTGCGCTCGCCATGGACGCCGCAGTCGGAGCGTATGGCTTTCGAGCATGCGGATGCCGTGGCATTTCATGTCTTCCTCCAATGGCTGGCGTTTCAGGGACTTCGACATGCGCATGCGCAAGCGAGGAGCGCCGGCATGGAGACGGGGCTCATCGCGGACATGGCCGTGGGCGTGGACCCGACCGGAAGCGAAGCATGGTCGGATGGCGGACATTTGCTCGAAGGCATTTCGCTCGGTGCGCCGCCGGACGCGTTCAATGCCGGCGGGCAGGTTTGGGGACTGACGACCTTTTCACCGTGGGCGTTCGCGCGGCGCGGTTACCGTCCCTTCATCGCCACGTTGCGCGCCGCGCTGGCGTTCTCCGGGGGACTGCGCATCGACCACGTGCTCGGCCTGTCACGTCTGTGGGTGTGTCCGGCCGGCACGCCGGCGAGTGCGGGCGCTTATCTGCGGTATCCCCTGGACGACTTGCTCGCGATCGTGGCGCTGGAATCGTCGCGCCATCGGGCGATCGTCATCGGTGAAGATCTCGGGACGGTGTCGGCTGACTTCCGGGCGCGTGTCGCTGCGCAAGGCGTGCTGGGAACGGACGTGCTGTGGTTTGCGCGCGACCCGGTTGCGCGCGACTCGCCACCGAAGGCGGCGCCGTTCCTTGCCCCGTCTCAATGGCGGGTCGATGCCGTGGCAACGACCAGCACACACGACTTGCCGAGCGCTGTCGGATGGTGGACCGGGCGCGACATCGCCTGGCGCGTTCGTCTTGCGCCCTCGTCCATCGATGCTCGCGCCGCGCGGCGCGCCCGTCGCGAGGACCGTACGGCACTGTGGCATGCGATGAGTTCGGCAGGTGTCGTGAACGACAGCGGGCACGCCGCAGCCCATCCGGGTGCGGGCGAGACGTCGGCCCGCGATGCCAGCGAAGCGTTCTCGCAGCCGACAGGCCGCGCGCCGGCCAGGCCACCGCTCGACGCCATCGTCAACTTCGTCGCCTTGTCTGCCTCGCCATTGGTACTGTTGCCCATCAACGACGCGGTGGGCGCGCGCGAGGCCGATAATCTGCCGGGCACGACAACCGAACACCCCAATTGGCGGCGGCGCTTGCGCGCACCGGTCGAAGTCTTGCTGGACGAGCCGGATGTCGCCTCCCGCCTGACGAGATTTGCACGCACACGGGCAGCGAGCGCGCGGCGTTCGGCCCGTTCATGA
- the glgX gene encoding glycogen debranching protein GlgX, translated as MPHSHIDKLLPGRPSPLGATWDGLGVNFAVFSANAERIDLCVFDERGRKELRRLTLPDCTDEIWHGYLPGAGPGLVYGYRAHGPYAPEQGHRFNPAKLLLDPYARALLGKVRWSDALFGYRVASHKADLSIDRRDSAPAMPKAVVVEAPDTLRHDTRPHTSWDDTVILETHLRGMTMQMDGLRQPVRGTFEALASPRVVEHLHRLGVTAVELLPVHAFVHDRILVDRGLRNFWGYNTLAFFAPESSYLGNGGVDAMRRAVRALHAAGIEVILDVVYNHTCEGNELGPTLSWRGFDNASYYRLVPGDERYFINDTGCGNTVNLSHPRVLQMVMDSLRYWVETMQIDGFRFDLGVTLGREGYGFDPGAGFFDAIGQDPVLARTKLISEPWDIGPDGYQLGQHPPGFAEWNGNFRDSVRRYWRGDDGIRPDIAERLLGSAGLFARRWRKPWASLNFITAHDGFTLADLTSYAERHNEANGEENRDGAGENFSANWGAEGPTEDAGIVALRERVQRSLLMTLLFASGTPMMLAGDEFGRTQRGNNNAYCQDNDISWLNWRQAAEPAGATMTDFAARAIALRREIPLLRIVRFSSAPEWVGDDLASISWYDERGLQLADEDWHNVKGRALVLRRAARRPDGGIDIALLMMNAAHVPLLFRWPPPGGDWQLHLDSADPAREPMSLGGDGVQIEAHAAMVVTGRWRESAAACAA; from the coding sequence ATGCCACATTCGCACATCGATAAACTGCTCCCGGGCCGCCCCTCTCCCCTAGGGGCGACATGGGACGGTCTGGGCGTGAATTTTGCCGTGTTCTCGGCCAACGCCGAGCGTATCGATCTCTGTGTGTTCGACGAACGCGGTCGCAAGGAGCTCAGACGCCTGACGCTGCCCGACTGTACCGATGAGATCTGGCACGGTTATCTGCCTGGCGCCGGGCCGGGACTGGTCTACGGATACCGGGCGCACGGCCCTTATGCCCCCGAGCAGGGCCACCGTTTCAACCCCGCCAAGCTCCTGCTCGATCCCTACGCGCGCGCCCTGCTGGGCAAAGTGCGCTGGTCCGATGCCCTGTTCGGTTACCGCGTGGCGTCACACAAGGCGGATCTCTCCATCGACCGGCGCGACAGCGCGCCCGCGATGCCGAAGGCTGTGGTGGTCGAAGCCCCCGATACCTTGCGTCACGACACGCGTCCTCATACGTCGTGGGACGACACGGTCATTCTGGAGACACATCTGCGGGGCATGACGATGCAAATGGACGGGCTGCGCCAGCCGGTGCGCGGCACGTTCGAGGCGCTCGCCTCACCGCGAGTCGTCGAGCATCTGCATCGGCTTGGCGTCACCGCCGTGGAGTTGTTGCCGGTTCACGCGTTCGTGCACGACCGGATACTCGTCGACCGGGGATTGCGCAATTTCTGGGGCTACAACACGCTGGCGTTCTTCGCACCGGAGTCGTCCTACCTGGGCAACGGCGGTGTGGACGCCATGCGCCGCGCCGTGCGCGCCCTGCATGCCGCAGGCATCGAAGTCATTCTGGACGTCGTCTACAACCACACCTGCGAGGGCAACGAACTCGGACCGACGCTCTCATGGCGAGGCTTCGACAACGCCAGCTATTACCGGCTCGTTCCCGGCGACGAGCGGTATTTCATCAACGACACGGGGTGCGGAAACACCGTCAACCTGTCGCATCCCCGTGTGTTGCAGATGGTCATGGACTCGCTTCGGTACTGGGTCGAGACGATGCAGATCGACGGCTTTCGCTTCGATCTCGGCGTGACGCTCGGGCGCGAGGGCTATGGCTTCGATCCGGGCGCGGGATTCTTCGACGCCATCGGACAGGATCCGGTGCTCGCCCGTACCAAGCTCATCTCCGAGCCCTGGGACATCGGCCCCGACGGCTATCAGTTGGGGCAGCACCCGCCGGGATTCGCCGAGTGGAACGGCAACTTCCGCGACAGCGTACGCCGGTACTGGCGCGGTGACGACGGGATTCGTCCGGACATCGCGGAGCGTCTCCTGGGCTCGGCGGGGCTGTTCGCGCGCCGTTGGCGCAAGCCGTGGGCGTCGCTGAACTTCATTACCGCCCACGACGGTTTCACGCTGGCCGACCTGACGTCTTACGCCGAACGTCATAACGAGGCGAATGGCGAGGAAAACCGCGACGGCGCCGGCGAGAATTTCAGCGCCAACTGGGGGGCGGAAGGGCCGACGGAGGACGCCGGCATCGTTGCCCTGCGCGAACGCGTGCAGCGATCGCTGCTCATGACGCTGCTGTTTGCCAGCGGCACCCCGATGATGCTGGCCGGCGACGAGTTCGGCCGCACGCAGCGCGGCAACAACAACGCCTACTGTCAGGACAACGACATCTCATGGCTGAACTGGCGTCAGGCGGCCGAACCTGCGGGCGCTACGATGACCGACTTCGCTGCGCGGGCGATTGCATTGCGCCGCGAGATTCCGCTTTTGCGCATCGTGCGCTTCTCGTCGGCGCCGGAATGGGTGGGCGATGACCTGGCAAGCATCTCCTGGTACGACGAGCGGGGGCTGCAACTCGCCGACGAGGACTGGCACAACGTGAAGGGCCGCGCGCTCGTGCTGCGTCGGGCCGCGCGACGCCCGGACGGCGGTATCGACATCGCGTTGCTCATGATGAACGCCGCGCACGTGCCGCTGTTGTTTCGCTGGCCGCCACCGGGAGGCGACTGGCAACTGCACCTCGATTCCGCGGACCCGGCGCGCGAACCCATGTCCCTCGGCGGAGACGGCGTGCAGATCGAAGCGCACGCCGCGATGGTCGTGACCGGCCGATGGCGCGAGAGCGCGGCGGCCTGCGCCGCCTGA